The Megalobrama amblycephala isolate DHTTF-2021 linkage group LG7, ASM1881202v1, whole genome shotgun sequence genome window below encodes:
- the LOC125271624 gene encoding uncharacterized protein LOC125271624, with protein sequence MYIKGSSGAGSGRESVTVMEGDSVTLFTGVKMNQQDRIKWFFNDNRIAEINRDQSKICIDDLCKERFRDRLKGNNQTGSLTITNITNTDSGDYRLEIFSNRFSEKIINVTVNGVSAAEQNEMKRKSVKEGESVTLDPGVINNPNDEMTWYFNDIVISEITGDQSKICTDVQCKERFRDRLKPDNQTGSLTITNIRTTDSGEYKLKIIINNSSSVERILAVLTVIGSSVTKICVSVVLLIIVGAAAAVFFYCIAQKIKEKYQETEQSHCR encoded by the exons ATGTACATTAAAG GTTCATCTGGTGCTGGTTCAGGCAGAGAGTCAGTGActgtgatggagggagattcagtcactctattCACTGGTGTTAAGATGAACCAACAAGACAGAATTAAGTGGTTTTTTAACGACAATCGCATCGCTGAAATCAATAGAGATCAGAGTAAAATCTGTATAGATGATCTGTGTaaagagagattcagagacagactgaaggggaataatcagactggatctctgaccatcacaaacatcacaaacacaGACTCTGGAGATTATAGACTAGAAATCTTCAGCAACAGATTCAGTGAAAAGATCATCAACGTTACTGTCAATG GTGTTTCTGCTGctgaacaaaatgaaatgaaaagaaagTCAGTGAAGGAAGGAGAATCTGTTACTTTAGATCCTGGTGTAATAAACAACCCAAATGATGAGATGACAtggtattttaatgacattGTCATCTCTGAAATCACTGGAGATCAGAGTAAGAtctgtacagatgttcagtgtaaagagagattcagagacagactgaagccggacaatcagactggatctctgaccatcacaaacatcagaaCCACAGACTCTGGAGAGTATAAACTAAAGATCAtcatcaacaacagcagcagtgttGAAAGAATATTAGCAGTATTAACTGTCATTG GTTCATCAGTAACAAAAATATGTGTTTCTGTTGTCCTGCTGATAATAGTTGGAGCAGCCGCTGCTGTGTTTTTCTACTGCATTGCACAAAAAATTAAGGAGAA GTATCAGGAGACAGAGCAGTCACATTGCAGGTAG